The following coding sequences are from one Musa acuminata AAA Group cultivar baxijiao chromosome BXJ1-6, Cavendish_Baxijiao_AAA, whole genome shotgun sequence window:
- the LOC135675859 gene encoding probable inactive receptor kinase At1g48480 — MASPLILLLAGAVLLLTSHPGGATDLGSDMAALLAFRDSVGRLALPSWNANSPGAPCSWQGVACESGRVGCLRLPGAGLIGRIPAAVGNLTSLRTLSLRFNALSGPLPPELASLAALRNLYLQGNRLSGDIPGFLSSLKNLVRLNLAGNQFTGGIPPELNNLTRLGTLFLDNNQLTGGIPDLDLSNLVRFNVSYNQLNGSIPAKLRSQPASAFLATGLCGGPLGPCPGEIAPSPSAEEPAAENAGGGAENNSEKKNKNKLSGGAIAGIAIGAAAFLLIVLVLRILVCRRRKKRPAAGGKQIAMVAAAQEQRDKGSGEGGTNGNGPAATPVDAAVKAATSAAGDKKLVFFGRGGARRFDLEDLLRASAEVLGKGTFGTTYKAVLETGITVAVKRLKDVNLQEQEFKEKMEAIGAMDHPNVVPLMAYYFSKDEKLLVYDYVPMGSLSALLHGNRGSGRTSFNWVTRIGIGLSAARGIEYIHSTGPSSSHGNIKSSNILLTKPYEARVSDHGLALLMGSASTTTRIAGYRAPEVADPQKVSQKADVYSFGVLLLELLTGKAPAQALLNDEGIDLPKWVQSVVREEWTAEVFDVELLRYQSVEEDMVQLLQLAMECVAQYPDKRPCMAEVVIRINEIIKSSQGSSYQDQQSSPQSIDDGDDHASRQYDPVNVPNPPGDE, encoded by the exons ATGGCTTCGCCGCTCATTCTCCTTCTTGCCGGCGCCGTCCTCTTGCTAACCTCCCACCCCGGCGGCGCCACCGACCTGGGCTCCGACATGGCCGCCCTCCTCGCCTTCCGCGACAGCGTTGGCCGGTTGGCGCTGCCGTCTTGGAACGCCAACTCTCCCGGTGCGCCCTGCTCGTGGCAGGGCGTCGCCTGCGAGTCCGGCCGCGTCGGCTGTCTCCGCCTCCCCGGCGCCGGCCTCATTGGCCGTATCCCCGCCGCTGTCGGCAATCTCACTTCCCTCCGTACCCTCAGCCTCCGCTTCAACGCCCTCTCCGGGCCCCTGCCGCCGGAGCTCGCCAGCCTCGCTGCGCTCCGGAACCTCTACCTGCAAGGAAACCGCTTGTCCGGGGACATCCCGGGGTTCCTCTCCTCCCTAAAGAACCTCGTCCGCCTCAACCTCGCCGGCAACCAGTTCACCGGCGGGATTCCACCGGAGCTCAACAACCTCACCCGGCTCGGGACGCTGTTTCTTGACAACAACCAGCTCACCGGCGGGATTCCGGACCTCGATCTCTCCAACCTCGTCCGGTTCAACGTGTCTTACAACCAGCTCAACGGATCGATCCCGGCTAAGCTCCGCTCTCAGCCGGCGAGCGCATTCCTGGCTACGGGCCTCTGCGGTGGTCCCCTCGGGCCGTGCCCGGGCGAGATCGCGCCGTCTCCATCGGCGGAGGAGCCGGCCGCCGAGAATGCCGGCGGCGGGGCAGAGAATAACAgcgagaagaagaacaagaacaagcTCTCCGGCGGGGCGATCGCCGGGATCGCAATTGGTGCCGCAGCCTTCTTGCTCATCGTGCTTGTGTTGCGGATACTAGTCTGCCGCCGGAGAAAGAAACGGCCGGCGGCCGGCGGGAAGCAGATCGCGATGGTGGCGGCTGCTCAAGAGCAGAGGGATAAGGGTTCAGGGGAAGGAGGAACAAACGGCAACGGCCCTGCGGCGACTCCAGTGGATGCAGCGGTGAAGGCTGCGACGTCAGCTGCCGGGGATAAGAAACTGGTGTTCTTCGGCCGGGGAGGGGCAAGGCGGTTCGACCTGGAGGATCTGCTGCGAGCGTCGGCGGAGGTGCTGGGGAAGGGCACGTTCGGGACAACTTACAAGGCGGTGCTCGAGACTGGGATAACGGTGGCGGTGAAGCGGCTCAAGGACGTGAATCTGCAGGAGCAGGAGTTCAAGGAGAAGATGGAGGCCATCGGGGCGATGGACCACCCCAACGTGGTGCCCCTCATGGCATACTACTTCAGCAAGGATGAAAAGCTCCTCGTCTATGATTACGTGCCAATGGGGAGCCTCTCCGCCCTCTTGCATG GCAACAGAGGATCTGGTCGAACGTCTTTCAACTGGGTAACACGAATTGGAATTGGACTTTCAGCAGCACGTGGCATCGAATATATTCACTCGACAGGCCCTTCATCCTCACATGGCAACATCAAATCCTCCAACATCCTCCTCACCAAACCATATGAAGCCCGTGTGTCCGATCATGGCCTTGCCCTTCTCATGGGTTCAGCTTCCACTACGACTCGGATTGCAGGATATCGTGCCCCGGAAGTTGCTGATCCTCAAAAGGTCTCTCAGAAGGCTGATGTTTATAGCTTTGGTGTTCTCCTGCTTGAGCTGCTCACGGGCAAGGCCCCGGCACAGGCCCTACTCAATGACGAAGGCATCGACCTACCAAAATGGGTCCAATCGGTTGTGAGAGAGGAGTGGACAGCGGAGGTGTTTGATGTGGAGCTGCTGAGGTACCAGAGTGTGGAAGAGGACATGGTGCAGCTCCTGCAGCTTGCCATGGAATGTGTGGCACAGTACCCAGACAAACGGCCTTGTATGGCCGAGGTGGTGATCCGCATCAATGAGATCATAAAATCGAGCCAAGGATCTTCCTACCAAGACCAGCAGAGCAGCCCACAAAGCATTGACGATGGTGATGACCACGCCTCTCGCCAGTATGACCCAGTCAATGTACCGAACCCTCCTGGTGATGAATAG